The following proteins are co-located in the Argopecten irradians isolate NY chromosome 9, Ai_NY, whole genome shotgun sequence genome:
- the LOC138330621 gene encoding uncharacterized protein, giving the protein MVAMATGTAIGWNYPYMRTINSVSANERNFRWYWKNRRLGKWEEFDQENRNKLNNKYLKRKTFAHVLVDDVWHQITFQDKTMQKINTSSITVVERATRKPEFKEEGTDIDFADNDSNKISHCQGCRCRRNTSSGNKIQEINAERYKMNKIEIARTDADGSDEGDENKSLRQPTSKTKSENSSNQKRYTVGVCGTAVRDDDHFPSDGDDDDDDNNDDDDDDRKTRGDSNNKNPRQKWSTEKQRKEINAQRDSMNINEIARTDADGSDEGDENVSLKQPTSKNKGVNSSNQRRNIAGICGTAVRDGDHFPSDDENDDKDDDDDDNMKTGENKQNRRPWKRWSREKQRKGGDFHSSDFKHGTEGRKHEEYPDTKTPSTKQQDVRSTSGDEQKKYIFSGESAVHYEAYHGGIQFLSTFAESNSDVKPLHLAAQLDLKRNVSYLMEAGWDLDEEDQCGKTPVQITNPVLAEYMRCCKYPQEDMRDLQPQGGGIPGPDGVLPIDMEKVDLLDMTVYTPCFQVRKTFQRKQQKLLFASRYFTTYYNVCQQQAFGILWTLSRYGKDILHCLDDIYFTDFTIQSFHDVGTGKLDISAWILNNEREQPQEQRNQQAQADFGPSATWIQHILKQDVQNFQEELQNGIELLEDGWTPLHYAILTRQHNIVTSLLGNQFGYLETRTKTLLPQFVLEELKLCCKFEYNYVFKHMAGFTPLLLSTFIGNTDAINIIGKHVSVNRDLGDCLQLAYCEDVEKCLLDVMCSLGERHIRDKYSLNVKLHSVYEKWCPNRRILICSSNDIYRRIEEDFPPVRLVLDNNSIIRESFKPANHNMSKEDEEVLSRVINDNSDELWTRHSNLNAIVPGLSNDDKRDVMVILHCSHKGFIHTGELPFKRYLCSQGRHIRVLAIQGHFRLCPNVPENDPSSVAHPLKVCLKVGYQVTYKNYNLMATLGVMVEDDEGNTGILTCAHTFIKKDDYANLLDEKFYSTRPYAVYVHLKQPELLVSHHEDKR; this is encoded by the exons atggttgccatggcaacagGAACTGCTATAGGGTGGAATTATCCTTATATGCGTACTATCAACTCAGTGTCAG CTAATGAGAGAAACTTTCGGTGGTACTGGAAAAACCGACGTCTTGGAAAATGGGAGGAATTTGATCAAGAAAACAGAAACAAACTcaacaacaaatatttgaaaaggaAAACGTTTGCACATGTTTTGGTAGACGATGTATG GCACCAGATAACGTTTCAAGACAAGACAATGCAGAAGATCAACACCAGCAGCATAACCGTGGTTGAACGCGCAA CACGGAAACCGGAGTTCAAAGAGG aaGGAACCGATATCGACTTTGCTGACAACGACTCGAACAAAATATCTCATTGCCAAGGTTGTAGATGCAGGAGGAACACGTCTTCCGGGAATAAGATACAAG AAATCAACGCCGAACGATATAAGATGAATAAAATTGAAATCGCCAGGACTGACGCA GACGGATCTGATGAAGGCGATGAAAACAAATCACTTAGACAACCAACGTCGAAAACCAAAAGCGAAAATTCCTCAAATCAGAAACGGTACACTGTGGGCGTGTGCGGAACGGCAGTGAGAG ATGACGATCATTTTCCTTCTGATGGtgatgacgatgatgacgataacaatgatgatgatgatgatgataggaAAACACGAGGAGACAGCAATAATAAAAACCCACGGCAGAAGTGGAGTACGGAAAAACAACGTAAAG aaatcaaTGCCCAAAGAGATTCGatgaatataaatgaaatcGCCAGGACTGATGCAG ACGGATCTGATGAAGGCGATGAAAACGTATCGCTTAAACAGCCTACATCGAAAAACAAAGGCGTAAATTCCTCAAATCAGAGAAGGAACATTGCGGGTATTTGCGGAACTGCAGTGAGag ATGGTGATCATTTTCCTTCTGATGATGAAAACgatgataaagatgatgatgatgatgataatatgaaaacaggagaaaacaaacaaaatagaaGACCATGGAAGAGGTGGAGTAGGGAAAAACAACGTAAAG GAGGCGATTTTCATTCTTCTGATTTTAAACACGGGACAGAAGGGAGAAAACATGAGGAATATCCAGATACAAAGACGCCCAGCACAAAACAACAAGATGTTCGATCGACAAGCGGAGATGAACAAAag aaatatattttcagtgGCGAATCTGCTGTACATTATGAAGCGTACCATGGCGGTATCCAGTTTCTTTCTACTTTCGCCGAGTCAAATTCGGATGTAAAACCACTACATCTTGCTGCACAACTAGATTTGAAAAGGAATGTTTCCTATTTGATGGAAGCTGGATGGGATTTAGACGAAGAAGATCAATGTGGAAAAACTCCTGTTCAAATAACAAATCCAGTCCTAGCAGAATATATGAGATGTTGCAAATACCCACAGGAAGACATGCGTGATTTGCAACCACAAG GTGGCGGGATACCAGGTCCGGATGGTGTTTTGCCTATCGACATGGAAAAGGTCGATTTACTGGATATGACTGTCTATACACCTTGCTTTCAG GTTCGGAAGACTTTCCAAAGGAAACAACAAAAGCTGTTATTCGCGTCACGTTATTTTACAACCTACTATAATGTGTGTCAGCAACAGGCGTTTGGGATTCTGTGGACACTCAGCAGGTACGGCAAAGACATACTTCACTGTCTGGATGACATCTACTTTACGGATTTTACTATCCAATCATTCCATGATGTTGGGACAGGAAAACTCGATATCTCAGCCTGGATTCTAAACAACGAGCGGGAACAACCACAAGAGCAGCGCAACCAACAAGCACAAGCAG ATTTTGGTCCATCGGCAACCTGGATccaacatattttgaaacaagaTGTGCAAAACTTTCAAGAAGAACTCCAAAACGGGATAGAACTTCTTGAGGATGGCTGGACTCCACTGCATTACGCTATTTTGACGCGCCAGCATAACATTGTCACATCGCTCTTGGGAAATCAATTTGGGTACTTGGAGACAAGAACAAAAACGCTTCTACCCCAATTCGTTTTGGAGGAACTAAAACTTTGTTGTAAATTCGAGTACAACTACGTGTTTAAACATATGGCAGGCTTCACACCTCTCTTGCTTTCAACATTCATTGGAAATACGGATGCAATTAACATTATCGGAAAGCACGTCTCTGTGAACCGTGATCTAGGCGATTGCCTTCAGCTGGCTTATTGTGAAGACGTCGAGAAGTGTTTGTTGGATGTCATGTGTAGCTTAGGTGAAagacacatacgagataaatacagTTTGAATGTAAAGCTTCATTCTGTCTACGAAAAGTGGTGTCCAAATAGAAGAATTCTCATCTGCTCATCCAATGACATATATCGTAGAATCGAGGAGGACTTTCCTCCTGTTAGGCTTGTTCTTGATAACAATAGCATCATCAGGGAGTCGTTTAAACCAGCGAATCACAATATGTCAAAGGAAGACGAAGAAGTATTGAGTCGCGTAATAAACGATAATTCAGATGAACTGTGGACAAGACATAGCAATCTCAATGCTATTGTACCAGGATTATCGAATGATGATAAAAGGGATGTCATGGTGATATTACACTGCAGTCACAAAGGATTTATTCACACTGGTGAACTTCCTTTCAAACGATATCTTTGCAGTCAGGGCAGACATATACGCGTGCTTGCAATACAGGGTCATTTCAGACTATGTCCAAATGTTCCTGAAAATGACCCATCGTCTGTCGCACACCCTTTGAAGGTATGTTTAAAAGTAGGATACCAGGTGACatacaaaaattataatttgatGGCTACGCTAGGTGTGATGGTCGAAGATGACGAGGGGAATACCGGAATCCTTACATGTGCTCATACATTCATCAAAAAAGATGATTACGCCAATTTACTCGACGAGAAGTTTTATTCTACGAGACCGTATGCTGTCTATGTTCATTTAAAACAACCAGAACTCTTGGTTTCACATCACGAAGATAAAAGGTAA